aacaagaaaccttAAGTTTTTTAGACCGACAGGGCTACTAGGCGTGACAGGCCTAATTGTAGCAGCAGTACtaatttttctcaatacatcatgtttgatgattggaataggtctattaaccctataggatactaaatcaaggtattggaggtccccattgccttaggaagtgtgtgtccacctttggttgggtgtagtggcctttgagtcttgagagacttttgtgagacactgtgggattggcattgtccagatggcttagtatggggagaggtatgaaaacaatcaaattgaaaccaatccaacccttgatgtctttgtagaagttgtagggtccttgtttggggttcttgagtgaaggaccctgtctcagcaacaagggctctgcatcaccaatgggtggattaaatccatacaactgcgtaacttgtagatctaaaacagtgacgcatgtaaaactcatcatcacataaataacttgcaaactgagatacaaagaaataccatatggatctcaagacaaagacaccaaatcaactccaaatctgatttgccaaacaattccactagtcaaggaatccatcaagaaaatattgtagagatgatgagggactaatgattgcataccaacatctcctcaatgagaaagttgcaaacaacctccttgaatcatgcactaaacatgcatgcaaacccacaactatctttcatctagaaccacctattgatgtttttttatgcaccacgaacacaataaaataccaaggtattctatcatctcttgaacaaagaaactttgaatgctaaacaaagtgatcaatcaaagcaaatccaaggtttacaatacgaactatgcaacttaattgcatgggatagacttagtgaatatggtgtgattttgctggaatcgcaagggggcttacatttttcttgaactctaccagaacttggactctacactaacttgcttggaaaataaaagacaaaagagataaagaatgcccagattgactatcaaatcaacaatcgagataatatagtgaaaccctaattagggcttgttataacaaactccattctagccaattaaataattacattgaataggacacatgtccaccttgaattctaaccaatgaggaaataggttaggtatgcttgaacaaactttgatgcattgcaatgtgtcactagctcattcattagatgaatcaagtaTGATGAACTTGAACATGTCAATGTCgcttcacttgattaggttgacgatgattggatgccaactcaacttgccaagtcgatcatcacaaagcttatgtgattgagcaatatctcttgatactcaatgttatctagttttctcaacatgatgaaggtgatgggacatattcccaaattgtatcatctagatgatcaagtccttatcttttgattaattcttctgaaactatctacttgatcatgtttgtgtccttccatcttcctgatagttcttgatccttttatgtgaccgtgtgcttaatgaagtatatgtttgatgatgcttggtcctccttttgttgcatctccataccgatgatgcttgcttcaacttcatggtgcatatacttgacttgaatggcttgctttgatgaaatcctctttgagattcaaaaatctagctctttgtggggtaattcaccttggtgaatatgtttgatatagactttgtaatgcctaggcttgatgtagaacccacttattcttgatctattcaaccttgatcacctttgtaactttgacttgaataccttgatcattagtgattgatgtcttacatatggcctatcgtgttgtagatcccttcattttaaagcaatccttatcgatttctccttattctactgattgctattcttggattttcgaagggaatgcaagatagtcttctgtttcttccttgttgaatcctcataatatcttgatcatcatttgacattgtccttgcgccttgagatgctccttcctttgtattgtattgttgaaagctttgaataggtttagctcctcatgttgccatcctaaactcgtgaatcttggtgttgatattgatgtgaaaaccctccatgatgccaatgtcctctttcatgccttgaagcctcctttcatcaagtgtcttcatccttgcattgaagcatgatgttggcatgctctacgtgctgggtaaggtgttcttttccttgtaatgaagtcctcatgacatcctgaaagaaagaaagaacatatcgtgaatgaaatgaaaaacaaataatgcatcacaaataaatttaatctgattttataACCTAATTCACAGACCTactccctaattcttctcctcttaattggttgcaaattgaatttgatgagcatttgatctttgttttatatgcttcctttttacatttgccttcatttcacctccataggtcggccaacccaataattgtttattaaattcatgataataccttccttctagctgacttaaggtgctcttctcttgtTGAGTGGGTTTGAACTCCTCTCATGCACAGATTTAGGCacaaataacaagaaggtttgcacagattggggtcggcaatgtagaaaattactgattttatcctttaaatgtttgcatttttcctcaaaataaggccaacttagggctattttacccccgagtgggtttgaagaagagagggatggagaaagagacctagagaggggagagagaagagagatagtagagagggatagagaagagagatagaatagagataccaatgccaatctttttctataaatttctttctttctgaaaaatcggcctaccgtcggaattccgacatcaaagcgtaaaaattctgatagaggagtgtcgtcagatgcacaacatcctcatcggagcTCTCCTGGGGACCGTCGTAATTCCGATGCCAAGGGGTTCAAATTatgatggcctccaggagagttctgacgaggattctgtgcatctgacgacactcctctatcggaatttttacgctttgatgtcggaattccgacaatATCCCGAGATTGAGACGGTATTCTTTCTAGGTATGAGTATCAATGGCGGCCGTCGGAAAGGATGGGGCTGATGTcgaaattgcgacgaccacaaggatagtcggaacttctgacAAAAAGTTTTTGACGGCTTTTTTTGTCAGTAGTGCGACAAAAATGCATCGGACTACTGATGATTTGCTGTCAAAATTTTTacctgaatgtactagtgatcTCTTCTGAATACTTTGGTGATTCAAAACATTTGAGAAACATATTAATTGTCTTTTGGAACGAAGAGTCATTGTCATATCTTCCATAACTATTTGAACGAGTGAAGAAACGACTCTAACTTGTTTTTGAAAAAAGTTTAAAACCTGACCGTCGATTGTCTTTCATGCTAGCAAATCTCATGAACCAAACctgtcaatctgacattgaccctCCCATGTGGCAAGCGAGCCCTCCAGAGGCATGATGTAGCACATCCAACTTACTACCATCACATCATCAACTCACCTAGGTCAGTccaggacacgtggcatcatctcgcgaTGCACTCGATGATTATCCTCTTTGCAACTTTGACCATGGGTTCATGAGGACCATCTGATTTGCTCGGATGTTATTTTTATGCCATGGTGACCGCCAACCTTAGCCGCTTAACCATCGAGCATCTTTTTAACTACAATTACAACATCACCATCCATTTAATGCACGTGCAAATTTATGAATCTTTCATAATTCAACCTTTAGAATAAAATGACCGACATAAACAAACATAAGgttcagacttaggaaaatataacaaGCCCAATGGAAAAATAAAAGGGACCCGCATAAGATAATAGGTTCACACATCTTAGGATATAGAAACAACCCCATTGACGATGACACAACCCTTAGCTTTAAGTGGAAAAAGTTAACGTAAAATTAGAATAGCTCAAGGACTTCAACAAAGGTTTAACTTGGGAtgcatagaaaccctaaacccaagCACAAAACACAAAATAGAGAGCCAAAATAATTAGAGATGAACAAAAATTACCAGGTGACTAAAAGTTTGCAAAatataattttaggtcctatcagtggctctagttggggacttTCATTCTTTCAGAATGAAGCGATGATCCATAATCTTTGCTGGAGCAGACCATTGTAGAGCAGACCAAAAAGGAGGCTACCTAGACAGGCTTACACAAACAGAAAGGAAATTACCCTAATATGTACAAGACTTaaactaatgctcatggaaaatAACCACTTTAAGAAAAGTAAAGCTTGaagaattgtccatgaataggTAATTAAAGAGTATCACAATTTAAATCTTGGAGAAAATAGGAATCTTCTCCCCACTTGATTTGGATCAGATATGGGCCTagccaaatggcatcaaacttgccatgttttTCCTTGTCTTCTAATCTGACATTCCCCATTAGAACCAAATCATTAATTTGAAAATttcttgtagtttttcttttgttcTTTTGTTATAGGTTGTTCAAAACCCTCTGAGTTCTTTTGCAGCAAGACAACAACAACAGTATGAAAAGAAGCAAATGACAAAATTTGCATAGGTTTGCCATAATCAGGTGTCTTCAGAATAGGTGTATTCTTAATAGCCTGCTTGATCTCCTGGAATGCCTTGGATGGCTCTCCCTCCCAGTCTATCTTTGTtcctttcttcaacatcttggatatAGGCCTACTGATTTCAACAAAATTTGTGACAACCTTCTGAGAAAATTAATCTTCCCAAAGAATGATTGGATACCTTTCATTATTTTGGGCTGAGGGACCTTGTCAATTTCTACTACCCTCTCTGGGTCAATCcttacaccatcttttgaaacaatgtgacccaaCAACTTACCCTAAGTCACCCCAAAAGCACATTTCTTTTGGTTTAAATATATTCCATATTCAACAACCCTGTCAAATATTTTTTTAAGGTGACCACAGTGATCACTTTCCTTCATGGAATAAgttgttaaatcatcttgatatacaACTAAGAACACATTTATAATGTCAGAAAAAGAaacatccattgctctttgaaatgttgctcctgcatttgttaaactaaaaggcattcttacataaacataagttccccaaggcGTAGTGAATGATGTCTTGTACTACTCTGATTCTTTGACCATTACTTATTTATACCCTGAAAATCCATCTATCATAGACAAAAGCTCACATCCTGTCACCCTTTGTAGAATTGCTTCCATATTGGGCAATGGATAGTTGTCTCttaatgaagatatattcaaaatcctaaaatcaacacacggtctgatatctccattctttttcctcacacGTACcgagttagacacccatgatgaatgtctgataGGTTTTATAATCCCAACATCCCTTAACTTGACAAGCTCTTCTTGCATTTTAGGTGCTaaggttggattaataggtctctacttctatctgaaaggcttagcattttccttcaaaggaatttcatgttgaaataaatcttccctataatcctccaggtcatcatatgaccaagaaaagacaTGCTTATATTTCCTCAACAAATCAATCAACATTTTCCTTACCTTGGGTGACATATTATTTCCAATATACACCTTTCTTGGGGCTCCTTCTATCCCAAGGTTAACTTCCTCTAAATCCTCAGGGTGCGAGGCAATGGTAGCAACCTTGGCCTTATCCTGACTATCAAACACCCTTTCTAGGATAACCAGACCTTTGGGAATTTTGTTTGTATTCAATTGAATCACCTCCTTCCCAAATGTTGTTTCTTTATCATCCACTCTTTGTACAAAGGAACTAAAATCAATCTCctgattttcatattcatctacacaatGTAGAAACCTTAAGATaccatcatcatcattgaaaacctGCCAGCTTTCAATGTTGTCACAGATTGAAGATCTCGTTTGAACCTCAACTTTCGAGATTCCAGCAAAAGTGATATCTTCTGGCCTTAAAGCTATATTTGCCAGTGGATCTACCATTTTGTTATGGCTTCTTGCCTTCTAATCAATACCAAATGCATTCTCAATCTGATCCCATACAACATTTCTATTCTACTTCaacctttttattttttgatgcataCTTAGATCTGATTTGGGATATGACTAATTCAGAATCTCCAACGACTTTGAGATTCTTTATCCCCTATTTTTTAGCTAATCTCAACCCCAAcaacaatgcttcatactctaccacattatttgtgcatgcaaaggatagagtaaaagaaaatttaaaagtttCTCCATGGGGTGATATGAATAATACACCTGCACCCGAGCCTTCCTTAGAACTGGCTCCATCAAAATATATTATCCATAAATTGTCATCACCTGATGATTTCTTTACTTCCTCATCCAATGGTGTAGGTTGTTCTTTTTCCTTTTGTGGAGAATCCTCAACTCTGAATGCATTGATTTATGTATCCACAAAACAATTCATGTTCTCATCAGAGTTTGCTGCAtgcaccatcatatatggtaccctaGATTCTCTTTCAAcctttacatttctaccatcaatacaaaaggtagcataagataagtcacactgcaaacttccacccatagaggcactccactttcttgacaacaacatcccataatgTGGTGGGATGTCCACAATTAGGACACTCATGGTTAACTCCTCAGAGAAGGAAACAAGTTTATAAGGTAGTGCCCTTATAGTACCTATCATAGAcacttctcttgaatccatagcacaacatctGGCTTGAGGAGTATCTACTTTAAACCTATGGCTTGCATTATTCTCACTGGCATGACATTGTTTGAAGCCtcagaatcaatcatacaattttttaggACTCTTCCATTTATGATAACACTTAGAAAGAAAGGGTCCACATTTTCAAGGCTCTCATCTACTGTgtcttcaagataaatttggggaatctgAGAAATCATTCCCTCTAGCTCTTTATCCTTAGTTTTAATCTTATTTACATGTTCCTTTACATTATGAGAAACATTATCATGTTCAATCTCACCAGAAAAAGAAACACCCCTGACCCAGGCCATGGCTTTCTCTTTATGCTCCTCAATTCTTTGCATTTCTTGTAAAGGAACTTTAACCATAATCTGAGAAAGCAACTGAAGCATATCAACAAGTGTGCAATCAAGAAATTAAAGAGACATACTTGATTGTTCTTCATGTTTCTTTGGTTTGTTGCCTCCAACATTATGTTTTTGCTTCATGTCATTTCCAATAGGTGCAGCAGACCTTTCGACTATCTTTGTCTTCATTTTGAGTGAAACAGTTTCCTCACTGGGCTTTACAATCTCAAGTTTCTTAGCCCACTCCCTTTTCTTGACCTCCTTGATTTTGATTGCATCTTTCCTTGACTTATCCTCCTTGACCTCCTTGcctttatttttcaattctttgaTAAATAAACCAGAAGGCTTACCCTGATCTTCACCAATTGTTCTGTTTCTCAACTGATAATTACTTTTAACATGAGCTATCATAACAACTATTATTTTGGCAATTTCTTCATCTAAAGGTCTCTTCAAGGATATAAAATCCTCTCCATGTTTAGCATTGCACACTTGGTCATCCACATCAAAATCTTCATAAAAAAAAACTTGTTGATGATACGATTCACTTATTTGCCTTTGATGATCTATATCCAAGTCCTGGGTTTCAAAATCAGAAGAGT
This genomic stretch from Cryptomeria japonica chromosome 8, Sugi_1.0, whole genome shotgun sequence harbors:
- the LOC131857937 gene encoding uncharacterized protein LOC131857937, which codes for MVDPLANIALRPEDITFAGISKVEVQTRSSICDNIESWQVFNDDDGILRFLHCVDEYENQEIDFSSFVQRVDDKETTFGKEVIQLNTNKIPKGLVILERVFDSQDKAKVATIASHPEDLEEVNLGIEGAPRKVYIGNNMSPKKVVTNFVEISRPISKMLKKGTKIDWEGEPSKAFQEIKQAIKNTPILKTPDYGKPMQILSFASFHTVVVVLLQKNSEGFEQPITKEQKKNYKKFSN